A single genomic interval of Terriglobus albidus harbors:
- the eat gene encoding ethanolamine permease, with protein sequence MEDHSHLKATLNTWQLWGIAVGLVISGEYFGWSYGWASAGTLGFLLVTVLVATMYAAFIFSFTELTTAIPHAGGPFAYAQRAFGDTGGYIAAAATLVEFVFAPPAIALAIGAYLHVQFPGLAPKHAAVLAYLLFMAINILGVHVAASFELMVTVLAIVELLVFMAVVAPGFRLTNFLAHGWAGHDHLSPHTAVGMFAAVPFAIWFFLAIEGVAMAAEEVKRPARSIPIAYIGGIITLLILALGVMVFAGGVGDWSVLANINDPLPQAMKIVVGGSSGWLHMLVWLGLFGLVASLHGIVFGYSRQIFALARAGYLPALLGKIHPRFRTPHIAILAGGVVGIAAIYSDNWIQFGGQPLTANIVTMSVLGALVMYIVSMLALFRLRKSEPAMARPFRAPLYPLLPIWTLIAAGICLASLVYYNRLIAMLFAALLVVGYLGLRLGWSNRAKRESRARVMQER encoded by the coding sequence TTGGAAGATCACTCGCACCTGAAAGCCACCCTGAACACCTGGCAGCTTTGGGGAATCGCTGTCGGCCTTGTCATCTCCGGCGAATACTTCGGCTGGAGCTACGGCTGGGCCAGCGCCGGTACCCTCGGTTTTCTTCTGGTCACCGTCCTGGTAGCGACGATGTACGCGGCCTTCATCTTCAGCTTCACCGAACTCACCACGGCGATCCCGCACGCCGGCGGTCCGTTTGCCTATGCACAACGTGCCTTCGGAGACACCGGTGGCTACATCGCTGCTGCGGCTACGCTGGTCGAGTTCGTCTTCGCTCCGCCCGCGATCGCATTGGCCATCGGAGCATACCTTCATGTGCAGTTCCCCGGGCTCGCTCCAAAGCATGCCGCCGTACTCGCCTACCTGCTCTTCATGGCGATCAACATCCTCGGCGTGCACGTGGCAGCCAGCTTTGAGCTGATGGTGACGGTGCTCGCCATCGTGGAGCTGCTGGTCTTCATGGCAGTCGTCGCGCCCGGCTTCCGGCTCACGAACTTCCTTGCCCACGGATGGGCAGGACACGATCACCTTTCACCGCACACCGCAGTTGGGATGTTTGCCGCAGTACCGTTTGCCATCTGGTTCTTTCTTGCCATTGAAGGTGTCGCGATGGCGGCCGAAGAAGTGAAGCGCCCGGCGCGTTCTATCCCCATCGCCTACATCGGCGGCATCATCACGCTTCTGATCCTTGCGCTGGGTGTCATGGTCTTTGCCGGCGGAGTCGGTGATTGGAGCGTACTGGCCAACATCAACGATCCGCTGCCGCAAGCCATGAAGATCGTGGTTGGCGGCAGCAGCGGATGGCTGCACATGCTGGTCTGGCTCGGGCTCTTTGGCCTGGTGGCTTCGTTGCACGGCATCGTCTTCGGCTACTCTCGCCAGATCTTCGCGCTGGCCCGCGCCGGCTATCTCCCCGCACTCCTCGGCAAGATCCATCCACGCTTCCGCACACCGCACATTGCCATCCTCGCCGGCGGGGTCGTTGGTATTGCGGCCATCTATAGTGACAATTGGATCCAGTTCGGCGGCCAACCGCTGACCGCCAACATCGTCACCATGTCGGTGCTGGGAGCGCTGGTGATGTACATCGTCAGCATGCTGGCACTCTTCCGTCTGCGAAAGAGCGAACCCGCGATGGCCCGCCCCTTCCGCGCTCCGCTCTATCCATTGCTGCCCATCTGGACCCTGATCGCGGCAGGCATCTGCCTGGCAAGCCTGGTCTATTACAACCGCCTGATCGCAATGCTCTTCGCCGCTCTATTGGTTGTGGGCTACCTTGGCCTCCGCCTGGGATGGTCGAATAGAGCGAAGCGCGAAAGCCGCGCACGAGTCATGCAGGAGAGGTAA
- a CDS encoding transaldolase family protein, translating to MAKVDTAQTKAGHLATKILVDGGDPAETMRVKEALGYVDGQTTNPSLIAKNPEVKKRVESGRSLSEAEESAAYRKIVQEISPMVGSAGVSIEVFADFDTTADRMVKQGQEMFTWIPNAYIKYPCTPEGLKAAQRSVAQGMRVNMTLCFSQEQAAAVYAATKGSKAPVYVSPFVGRLDDIGWNGMDLLANIKRMFTTGDGHVHILGASIRSLPHLMRCFQIGVDLVTVPAKVILEWVTAGRPMPDANFRYQFNGKPMEYRQIDLNQPWQNFNIKHELTDKGIRKFVEDYRSTLRKAS from the coding sequence ATGGCAAAAGTTGATACCGCTCAAACCAAGGCTGGCCACCTGGCCACAAAGATTCTTGTCGATGGCGGCGATCCGGCGGAGACGATGCGGGTCAAAGAGGCGCTCGGATACGTCGACGGCCAGACTACCAATCCATCCCTGATCGCCAAAAACCCCGAGGTGAAAAAGCGGGTCGAGTCCGGCCGCTCGCTCTCAGAAGCCGAGGAGAGCGCCGCCTACCGCAAGATCGTGCAGGAGATCTCGCCCATGGTCGGAAGCGCCGGAGTCTCGATCGAGGTCTTCGCCGACTTCGACACAACGGCCGACCGGATGGTGAAGCAGGGCCAGGAGATGTTTACCTGGATCCCCAACGCCTACATCAAATATCCCTGCACGCCCGAAGGCCTGAAGGCTGCGCAGCGCTCCGTTGCCCAGGGAATGCGCGTGAACATGACTCTGTGCTTCTCGCAGGAGCAGGCCGCGGCAGTCTATGCGGCGACCAAAGGATCGAAGGCCCCGGTCTATGTTTCGCCTTTTGTCGGACGTCTCGACGACATCGGATGGAACGGCATGGACCTGCTGGCGAACATCAAGCGCATGTTCACCACCGGCGACGGCCATGTCCATATTCTCGGCGCAAGCATCCGCAGTCTGCCGCACCTGATGCGTTGTTTCCAGATCGGTGTGGACCTGGTTACTGTTCCCGCGAAGGTGATTCTGGAATGGGTGACAGCCGGCCGTCCGATGCCGGATGCGAACTTCCGCTACCAGTTCAACGGTAAGCCGATGGAGTATCGCCAGATCGATCTGAACCAGCCGTGGCAAAACTTCAACATCAAACACGAGCTCACAGACAAAGGCATCCGCAAGTTCGTCGAAGACTACCGCTCGACCCTGCGCAAGGCGTCGTAA
- a CDS encoding alpha/beta hydrolase-fold protein: MRHAALLCSLLVSSFAFAAPVKHAAGPRIEVTVTPTAAGSAPLTGRILVAISKAATGEPRNQIDESYESQQVFGMDVTGAAPGTPIVLDDASAYGYPIRHLADLPAGEYTVQAVFNRYEEFHLANGKTVLLPPDKGEGQHWNTKPGNPMSKPVKLTFAKNGAVTITADAMIPEPPAPAPDTKYIRHVRIRSELLSKFWGREMFVSAIVLLPEGFDSHPDAHYPTVVYQDHFHPNFSAIGWRETPPPSDLQGREAVRAKWQYAFYQAWTNGTLPHVLIVEPQHANPYYDDSYAVNSASIGPYGDAITQELIPAVEKQFRGIGQGWARATYGGSTGGWEALASQVFYPEFYNGTWSFCPDPVSFHAYQGADLYTDTNAYTRTGPFETIDIPSDRRGDSHITAQMAQVNHYELALGSHGRSGEQYDIWQAVFSPQGADGLPAPVYDKDTGAIDKEVVKYWHDHYDLDAILMRDWTTLGPKLEGKLHIAVGDSDTYYLNNAVYLLEADLKSTRNPHSDATFDFGPRKPHCYTGALPEWDESQGADMNQRVLPLMTRHMLETAPKDADTKSWVY; encoded by the coding sequence ATGCGACACGCTGCCCTTCTCTGCTCTCTCCTTGTCAGCTCCTTCGCCTTCGCTGCACCTGTAAAACATGCTGCCGGACCACGTATCGAGGTCACCGTTACACCGACGGCTGCTGGTAGCGCTCCGCTGACCGGGCGGATTCTTGTCGCCATCTCGAAGGCCGCCACGGGAGAACCGCGCAATCAGATCGATGAATCGTATGAGTCGCAGCAGGTCTTTGGCATGGACGTCACCGGCGCTGCCCCTGGCACGCCGATTGTGCTCGATGACGCCAGTGCGTATGGCTATCCCATTCGGCATCTCGCCGATCTGCCTGCTGGCGAGTACACCGTGCAGGCCGTCTTCAATCGTTACGAAGAATTCCATCTTGCCAATGGCAAGACCGTCCTGCTGCCGCCTGACAAAGGTGAGGGACAGCACTGGAACACCAAGCCCGGCAACCCGATGAGCAAGCCCGTCAAGCTGACCTTCGCGAAGAATGGGGCTGTAACGATTACGGCGGATGCAATGATTCCCGAGCCTCCGGCCCCGGCGCCCGATACGAAGTACATCCGTCACGTGCGTATCCGCAGTGAGCTGCTCTCGAAGTTCTGGGGACGCGAGATGTTCGTCTCGGCCATTGTGCTTCTGCCGGAGGGCTTCGACAGCCATCCCGATGCGCACTATCCCACGGTCGTCTATCAGGATCACTTTCATCCCAACTTCAGCGCCATTGGCTGGCGCGAGACGCCGCCTCCATCGGATCTGCAGGGACGCGAAGCCGTCCGCGCCAAGTGGCAGTATGCCTTTTACCAGGCATGGACCAACGGAACCCTGCCGCATGTTCTGATCGTTGAGCCGCAGCATGCCAATCCGTACTACGACGACTCGTATGCGGTGAACTCAGCCAGCATTGGACCGTATGGCGATGCCATTACGCAGGAGCTGATTCCGGCCGTGGAGAAGCAGTTTCGCGGCATCGGCCAGGGATGGGCGCGTGCGACCTATGGCGGCTCGACCGGAGGCTGGGAGGCGCTGGCGTCGCAGGTCTTCTATCCGGAGTTCTACAACGGCACCTGGTCGTTCTGTCCCGATCCGGTCAGCTTCCACGCCTACCAGGGCGCCGATCTTTACACCGACACCAATGCCTACACACGCACGGGCCCCTTTGAGACCATCGACATTCCGTCCGACCGTCGCGGCGACTCGCACATTACCGCCCAGATGGCGCAGGTGAATCACTATGAGCTCGCTCTCGGATCGCATGGCCGCTCGGGCGAACAGTATGACATCTGGCAGGCTGTCTTCTCGCCGCAGGGCGCTGACGGTTTGCCCGCTCCGGTCTATGACAAGGACACCGGCGCCATCGACAAAGAGGTGGTGAAGTACTGGCATGATCATTACGATCTGGACGCCATTCTGATGCGCGACTGGACGACGCTTGGGCCGAAGCTCGAAGGCAAGCTGCACATCGCCGTCGGCGACTCCGATACCTACTACCTGAATAACGCTGTCTATCTGCTGGAGGCCGATCTCAAGAGCACGCGCAATCCGCATTCGGATGCGACCTTCGACTTCGGTCCGCGCAAGCCGCACTGCTATACCGGCGCGCTGCCGGAGTGGGATGAGAGTCAGGGTGCTGACATGAATCAGCGTGTGCTGCCGTTGATGACCCGTCACATGCTGGAGACCGCGCCGAAGGATGCGGATACGAAGTCTTGGGTGTATTGA
- a CDS encoding REP-associated tyrosine transposase: MAIPTRTARPGTYFVTSLVANRCRVFQVTRNAELLLETLDHYRENYLLHAYVVMPDHIHLLLTPTQITLERAMQLIKGGFSHRFHASQPVWQRGFTDHRIRNAEDYATRLEYIARNPVRARLCATAEEYPYSSVRPTIRLDEYLSG, from the coding sequence ATGGCCATCCCGACACGTACTGCGAGACCCGGGACGTACTTCGTCACATCCCTAGTAGCTAATCGATGTAGAGTCTTTCAAGTTACGCGCAATGCCGAGCTGCTTCTTGAAACCTTGGATCATTATCGCGAGAACTATCTCCTACACGCCTATGTCGTGATGCCCGACCACATCCATCTGCTACTGACTCCAACACAAATCACGCTTGAACGAGCGATGCAATTGATCAAAGGAGGGTTCTCTCATCGCTTTCATGCATCGCAACCCGTATGGCAGCGAGGATTTACGGACCATCGGATTCGGAATGCAGAGGACTATGCAACGCGCCTTGAATACATCGCTCGGAACCCTGTGCGAGCGAGGTTATGTGCAACTGCTGAAGAATATCCGTATTCTTCCGTAAGGCCAACGATTCGGCTGGACGAGTACCTCAGCGGCTAA
- a CDS encoding IS5 family transposase, translating into MRGEEAKQSGMFSYVTMEQRIASDHPVRRIRTMVDAALKRMDGELSQLYAATGRPSIAPERLLRAQLLMVLYSIRSERQLMEQLNYNLLFRWFVGMEIDDPVWDVTVFTKNRERLIAGEASQKLLLAVLEEASQHKLLSEEHFTVDGTLIQAWANRRSFHEKADPPDRGTGAGGKKLLRDTHESSTDPEARLYRKSSSGASVPSYLGHVITENRNGLVVAAMATQAGTTEERAAALKMLKRIKRKKRITLGADKGYQYEKFIKALRRRKVRPHVAEYEPNPKWPNWLNSKERSEPGYAISQRKRKLVEKVFGWMKLDRSMRQTKLRGLRKVDWMVQLMAAAHNLLRLVKLIPPIPAQS; encoded by the coding sequence ATGCGGGGAGAAGAAGCGAAGCAGAGCGGGATGTTCAGTTACGTAACGATGGAGCAGCGGATCGCATCGGATCATCCGGTGCGGAGGATCCGGACTATGGTGGATGCGGCACTGAAGCGGATGGATGGTGAGTTGTCGCAGCTTTACGCGGCGACAGGGCGACCATCGATCGCGCCGGAACGTCTGCTGCGTGCGCAGTTGCTGATGGTGCTGTACTCGATTCGCTCGGAACGGCAGTTGATGGAGCAGCTGAACTATAACCTGTTGTTCCGCTGGTTCGTGGGCATGGAGATTGACGATCCGGTGTGGGACGTGACGGTATTTACCAAGAACCGGGAGCGTCTGATCGCCGGCGAAGCCAGCCAGAAGCTTCTGCTGGCGGTGCTGGAGGAAGCTAGCCAGCACAAGCTGCTCAGCGAAGAACACTTCACGGTGGACGGCACGCTGATCCAGGCATGGGCCAACCGGCGCAGCTTCCATGAGAAGGCCGATCCTCCGGACCGTGGGACGGGAGCGGGTGGTAAGAAGCTACTGCGTGATACTCATGAGTCCTCTACCGATCCGGAAGCGCGGCTGTATCGCAAGAGCTCCAGCGGAGCATCGGTTCCCAGCTATCTGGGCCATGTGATCACCGAGAACCGCAACGGTCTGGTGGTGGCGGCCATGGCCACACAGGCCGGGACGACAGAGGAACGTGCAGCGGCTCTGAAGATGTTGAAGCGGATCAAGCGTAAAAAGCGGATCACGCTGGGAGCCGACAAGGGCTATCAGTACGAGAAGTTCATCAAGGCCCTGCGCCGTCGCAAGGTCAGGCCGCACGTGGCCGAGTATGAGCCGAACCCCAAATGGCCCAACTGGCTCAACAGCAAGGAACGCAGCGAGCCGGGATATGCGATCAGTCAGAGGAAACGCAAACTGGTTGAGAAGGTCTTCGGTTGGATGAAGCTGGACCGTTCGATGCGACAGACCAAGCTGCGTGGGCTACGCAAGGTGGACTGGATGGTACAGCTCATGGCCGCAGCCCATAATCTGCTGCGGCTGGTGAAGCTGATACCTCCCATCCCAGCACAGTCATGA
- a CDS encoding alpha-2-macroglobulin family protein, which produces MNARLSRCCGLLFCLLTFSLFLLPLQAQTIHATLAHHVLSLEVPFHADHASSGRLIVDLLNPEDEVLGHSERRVHAAAGDNLWRAEIAGKSPIADDELVWHRVRCRFLPDGENAPAMESTETVATILRRPAMRILAQNSYLSGAQAAIRVIVLDRDTGDPLPGVENSTLRIELTEQWANAPLLAARRDRQGNVAIELDDSQKKPMTLFSGKFDRRGTVDAAFRFPAGQTGPRILHLVAETPLGTVESTQQIALEDKTGILLTTEKPIYQPAQTIHARALALDRANHHAVADRKLTFELEDSRGNKVFRRATQTDDYGVASAEFALADEVNLGAYHLRALMGDTDNPSDTQELTLQVQRYVLPKFRVAIDLAQKNGKPKRDYRPGEHITGTVHANYFFGKPVADAPISLTVHGMDVSLFTAAHVEGRIDANGEYRFDVTLPEYMTGRKQNQGAAPVVIEASVKDAAAHTETKNESITVSQSPLLLTAVPEGGTLVPGIENQVFVLVSYPDGSPAPAEVHATINHGSSQRIETDNGGIAILRVSPARGGETKLSLDADDHRGNRATSAISLNARSGEDQVLLRIAHAVYKPGDLLRATVLTTRQTGTVYIDIVKDGQTIQTRDIDIVHGRAELSLRTTPQMAGTLSMHAYIFGGDAQTVADHRMIFVQPADELHIQATTDAASYLPGAEARVHFHITNDKGEGVQAALGLEVVDEAVFALAEKQPGFAKVFFYLEEELLKPRFEIHSLSMSDVVAPVDLPQQEAHDRAAQVLFSAAEGVTEHAVRTEARQGLPMAQASAFHDRYQAAYIEHVHVLLQQLPEENGHIQDLPRRFAQIKEDDGSRPHDAWGVSLRLEPARQPVRRQYQVVHLYTIRSAGPDHTFGTQDDLSMMLTSSGDTFPEYETGTIKLQLEHDRGPWNGRAEITGMVTDASGAVVPNASIQLRHVGVDGAQRTVSAEDGSFRLSALAAGRYRIEITSPGFRFALRELSLRPRDRAILTCSLEVGEVNASIDVAAPVMLQTESVSVTNLPVSTRAVAQLARMTPGAALKYADSSAKAPASEGNADHVRSYFPEALYINPEIITDGRGNASIGIPIADSITTWRMAMFASTKAGALGSGVSSLKVFQDFFVDLDLPVTLTQGDRVSIPVAVYNYTSGRGEVTLSLQHEDWFDLVDDDAEKHVRVDAGKVGGEQFTLQVKRLGKFKLTLAAHLNGESDRKDTVVREIEVVPNGQQQETVFNGRLESAAQHTVRFPQNALPDASKLFVRLYPGPLSQVIEGMDGILQMPGGCFEQTSSSTYPNVLALDYMKHTKKLTPEIHAKAEGYIANGYQRLLTFEVPGGGFSWFGQAPANKILTAYGLMEFRDMSHVYDVDPRLIERTAAWLASQQQRDGSWKPDTQFINEGATNRYNSDVLRITAYLAWALEGDDGQRAAVEKAKGYIASHLDALAAGKADAYTLAVLANFAVSEDKHSELTHRVLQLLADARTEKGEQAWWSSTETGLYATGDSAAVETTGLAVQALLHSGGYPEIARRALAWILSKKNSYGNWGSTQATIMALRALLLASGASGGDASGKVQVLLNGETVQTLNLGADNNDLLHQFVLPQTATSAENMVELRFTGSGSMAYQIAGRYFTPWPVKKDVPALSIDVAYDRTRLAQNDVVTATATVHSNLDKRANMVMVDLGIPPGFDLQSEDLQQMVEKTANKQTGRLEKFSLTATQAILYFNALGAGETMTLKFRLRAKYPIRAASFASHVYEYYDPAVKGSAKPAQLEVTAR; this is translated from the coding sequence ATGAACGCTCGTTTGTCACGCTGCTGTGGGCTGCTTTTCTGCCTTCTGACATTCTCTCTGTTCCTGTTGCCGCTGCAGGCGCAGACCATACATGCCACGCTTGCGCATCATGTGCTCTCGCTTGAGGTTCCCTTTCATGCCGATCATGCGAGCAGTGGCAGGCTGATCGTCGATCTTCTCAACCCCGAAGATGAGGTGCTGGGACACAGCGAACGCAGGGTCCACGCGGCCGCCGGCGACAATCTGTGGCGGGCAGAGATTGCCGGCAAGTCACCCATCGCCGACGACGAGCTGGTATGGCACCGGGTTCGCTGCCGTTTTCTTCCCGATGGTGAAAATGCTCCTGCGATGGAAAGCACGGAGACTGTCGCCACCATCCTGCGCAGGCCCGCGATGCGTATTCTTGCGCAGAACTCCTACCTCTCTGGCGCACAGGCAGCGATCCGCGTCATCGTTCTTGACCGGGATACCGGCGATCCGTTGCCGGGTGTGGAGAACAGCACGCTTCGTATCGAGCTCACAGAACAGTGGGCAAACGCGCCTCTCCTTGCTGCCAGGCGTGACCGCCAGGGCAATGTCGCGATCGAGCTGGACGACAGCCAGAAGAAACCCATGACGCTGTTCAGCGGAAAGTTCGATCGCCGGGGTACCGTCGATGCCGCATTTCGCTTTCCCGCGGGACAAACCGGTCCACGTATATTGCATCTCGTCGCGGAGACACCTCTCGGGACTGTCGAGAGCACGCAGCAGATTGCGTTGGAAGACAAGACCGGCATTCTGTTGACTACGGAAAAGCCGATTTACCAACCGGCACAGACCATTCACGCCCGGGCACTGGCTCTGGACCGCGCCAACCATCACGCAGTCGCCGATCGCAAGCTGACCTTCGAGCTCGAGGATTCGCGCGGCAACAAGGTCTTTCGCCGCGCAACGCAGACGGATGACTACGGTGTGGCCTCGGCAGAGTTCGCACTCGCCGATGAGGTCAACCTCGGCGCCTATCATCTTCGCGCCCTGATGGGCGACACCGACAATCCTTCTGACACGCAGGAGCTGACGCTACAGGTGCAACGCTATGTGCTGCCCAAGTTCCGCGTTGCCATCGATCTCGCGCAAAAGAACGGTAAGCCGAAGCGCGACTACCGCCCGGGAGAGCACATCACCGGCACGGTGCATGCGAACTACTTCTTCGGTAAGCCTGTCGCCGATGCTCCCATCAGCCTTACCGTGCATGGGATGGATGTCTCGTTATTTACCGCGGCACACGTTGAGGGCCGCATTGATGCGAACGGCGAGTATCGCTTCGATGTGACTCTGCCGGAGTACATGACCGGACGGAAACAGAATCAGGGCGCCGCGCCTGTCGTGATAGAGGCCTCTGTCAAAGACGCTGCCGCACACACCGAGACAAAGAACGAGTCCATTACGGTAAGCCAATCACCGCTGCTGCTCACCGCCGTACCGGAAGGCGGAACACTGGTTCCCGGTATCGAGAATCAGGTCTTTGTCCTGGTCTCGTATCCGGATGGCTCTCCCGCTCCCGCGGAGGTACACGCCACCATTAATCACGGCAGCTCACAGCGCATCGAAACAGACAACGGCGGCATTGCCATACTGCGCGTAAGCCCTGCACGCGGTGGGGAGACGAAGCTGAGTCTCGATGCGGACGATCACCGTGGCAATCGCGCAACCAGCGCCATCAGTCTGAATGCACGTTCCGGCGAAGACCAGGTTCTGCTGCGCATCGCTCACGCCGTCTACAAACCAGGTGATCTACTGCGGGCAACCGTCCTTACCACGCGTCAGACCGGTACGGTCTACATCGACATCGTCAAAGACGGACAGACGATCCAGACGCGCGATATCGACATCGTTCATGGCCGCGCCGAGCTTTCATTGCGCACCACGCCGCAAATGGCAGGCACGTTGAGCATGCACGCTTACATCTTCGGCGGCGACGCGCAGACCGTGGCAGACCATCGCATGATCTTCGTACAACCCGCGGATGAACTGCATATTCAGGCCACAACCGATGCGGCCAGCTATCTGCCGGGCGCAGAGGCGCGAGTTCACTTCCATATCACCAATGACAAGGGCGAGGGCGTACAGGCAGCGCTCGGTCTTGAGGTGGTGGATGAGGCTGTCTTCGCATTAGCTGAAAAGCAGCCTGGATTCGCCAAGGTCTTCTTCTATCTGGAAGAGGAGCTGCTGAAGCCCCGCTTTGAGATTCACTCTCTTTCCATGAGCGATGTTGTTGCTCCGGTCGATCTCCCGCAACAGGAGGCTCATGACCGTGCGGCACAGGTCCTGTTCTCCGCAGCTGAAGGCGTGACCGAACATGCGGTCCGAACCGAGGCGCGACAAGGGCTGCCCATGGCACAGGCCTCTGCCTTCCACGACCGTTACCAGGCAGCGTACATCGAACACGTTCACGTACTGCTGCAGCAACTGCCGGAGGAGAACGGTCACATCCAGGATCTTCCCCGGCGCTTTGCCCAGATCAAAGAGGATGATGGCAGTAGACCGCACGATGCCTGGGGCGTATCGCTTCGTCTCGAGCCCGCCCGGCAACCGGTACGCCGCCAGTATCAAGTGGTCCATCTCTATACCATCCGCAGCGCCGGCCCCGACCACACCTTCGGCACGCAGGATGATCTCTCAATGATGCTGACCAGCTCGGGAGACACCTTTCCGGAATACGAAACTGGAACGATCAAACTGCAACTCGAGCATGATCGCGGGCCGTGGAATGGCCGCGCGGAGATTACCGGTATGGTCACAGATGCAAGCGGCGCCGTCGTTCCCAATGCTTCCATCCAGCTACGGCACGTGGGCGTTGATGGAGCACAGCGTACTGTCTCCGCAGAGGATGGTTCGTTCCGGCTCTCAGCACTCGCTGCCGGTCGCTATCGCATCGAGATCACGTCACCGGGCTTTCGTTTTGCGCTGCGTGAACTGTCATTGCGGCCGCGTGATCGCGCAATCCTCACCTGCTCGCTTGAGGTTGGCGAGGTCAACGCGTCAATCGATGTCGCGGCGCCGGTGATGCTCCAGACCGAGTCGGTCTCCGTCACGAATTTGCCGGTGAGTACGCGCGCGGTGGCACAACTGGCACGAATGACTCCGGGGGCCGCATTGAAGTATGCGGATAGCAGCGCGAAGGCTCCTGCCTCTGAAGGCAATGCCGATCACGTTCGCTCTTACTTTCCGGAAGCCCTGTACATCAATCCGGAGATCATTACCGATGGACGCGGCAACGCCAGCATCGGCATTCCGATCGCCGACTCCATTACGACCTGGCGCATGGCGATGTTTGCCTCTACCAAAGCAGGGGCCTTGGGCAGCGGTGTCTCCAGCCTGAAGGTCTTTCAGGATTTCTTCGTAGATCTCGATCTGCCGGTGACTTTGACGCAGGGAGATCGCGTCTCGATTCCCGTTGCCGTGTACAACTACACCTCGGGCCGAGGCGAGGTAACGCTTTCACTGCAGCATGAGGACTGGTTCGACCTGGTTGATGACGACGCGGAGAAACACGTTCGTGTCGATGCGGGCAAAGTCGGCGGTGAACAGTTCACGCTGCAGGTGAAGCGTCTGGGAAAGTTCAAACTGACGCTTGCCGCTCATCTGAACGGCGAATCAGACCGCAAGGATACCGTCGTTCGCGAGATTGAGGTTGTGCCGAACGGGCAGCAGCAGGAGACGGTCTTCAACGGACGCCTGGAGTCTGCGGCACAACACACCGTGCGCTTCCCGCAGAATGCGCTTCCCGATGCCAGCAAGTTGTTCGTACGGCTGTACCCAGGTCCTCTCAGCCAGGTGATTGAAGGGATGGACGGCATTCTCCAGATGCCGGGCGGCTGCTTCGAGCAGACCTCATCGAGCACCTATCCGAATGTGCTGGCGCTGGACTACATGAAGCACACTAAGAAGCTGACACCTGAGATCCATGCAAAGGCCGAGGGATATATCGCCAACGGATATCAGCGTCTGCTTACCTTCGAGGTTCCCGGCGGAGGGTTCTCATGGTTCGGCCAGGCGCCGGCGAACAAGATCCTGACGGCTTATGGCCTGATGGAGTTCCGCGATATGTCGCATGTCTACGATGTCGATCCGCGTTTGATCGAGCGAACGGCAGCGTGGCTGGCGTCACAACAGCAGCGCGATGGAAGCTGGAAGCCAGATACGCAGTTCATCAACGAGGGCGCGACCAACCGCTACAACTCAGATGTGCTGCGCATTACGGCGTATCTCGCATGGGCGCTGGAAGGAGATGACGGGCAACGTGCAGCCGTGGAAAAAGCAAAGGGCTACATTGCGTCACATCTGGATGCTCTCGCCGCTGGCAAGGCGGATGCATACACGCTGGCGGTGCTGGCCAACTTTGCCGTGAGCGAGGACAAACACTCCGAGCTGACACACCGCGTCCTGCAACTGCTGGCGGATGCCCGCACCGAAAAGGGAGAGCAGGCATGGTGGAGCAGCACCGAAACGGGCCTCTACGCTACCGGAGACTCCGCAGCGGTGGAGACCACGGGGCTGGCGGTGCAGGCTCTGCTCCACTCCGGAGGATATCCCGAGATTGCACGCCGCGCGCTGGCATGGATCCTCAGCAAGAAGAACAGCTACGGCAACTGGGGTTCGACTCAGGCCACTATCATGGCTCTGCGCGCTCTGCTGCTGGCCTCAGGGGCGAGTGGTGGCGATGCAAGCGGCAAGGTGCAGGTGCTGCTGAACGGCGAGACGGTGCAGACCCTGAACCTTGGTGCAGACAATAACGATCTGCTGCACCAGTTTGTGCTGCCGCAGACGGCGACCAGTGCGGAGAATATGGTGGAGCTGCGCTTCACCGGCTCAGGCAGCATGGCCTACCAGATCGCCGGCCGTTACTTTACTCCCTGGCCAGTAAAGAAAGATGTGCCTGCACTCTCCATCGACGTCGCGTACGACCGCACGCGTCTGGCGCAAAACGATGTTGTGACGGCAACCGCCACAGTGCATAGCAATCTCGACAAACGGGCCAACATGGTGATGGTCGATCTTGGGATTCCTCCGGGCTTCGATCTTCAGAGTGAAGATCTGCAGCAGATGGTGGAGAAGACCGCGAACAAACAGACCGGGCGGCTGGAGAAGTTCAGTCTCACAGCCACCCAGGCGATTCTCTACTTCAACGCTCTCGGCGCGGGCGAGACGATGACGCTGAAGTTCCGGCTGCGTGCGAAGTATCCCATCCGCGCCGCCAGCTTCGCGTCGCATGTGTACGAGTACTACGATCCGGCGGTGAAGGGTTCGGCCAAACCGGCACAACTGGAAGTTACGGCGAGATAG